The genome window AAGGATAGGCATCATGGCTAAGGACAAGGAAGTAACGGGCTTCATTAAGCTTCAGATTCCTGCTGGTCAGGCTAACCCGGCACCCCCGGTTGGCCCGGCACTCGGCGCCCAGGGCGTCAACATCATGCAGTTCTGCACGGCATTCAATGCCGAGACGCAGGACAAGGGCAATACGATTATCCCCGTCGAGATCACGGTCTATGAGGATAAGTCCTTCGACTTCATCTGCAAGACTCCGCCGGCGGCTGTTCTCATCCGTCAGGCTCTTGGCATCGAGAAGGGCAGCGGTGTTCCGCAGCGCGACAAGGTGGGCACGCTCACGCAGGCTCAGCTTACCGAGATTGCCGAGACCAAGCTTCCCGATCTCAACGCCAACGACATCGAGGCGGCAAAGAAGATCGTGGCGGGTACCGCTCGCTCCATGGGAGTATTAGTCGAAGAGGCCTAGTTCTCATCGGGCGCGAATTGCTCGCCTGTGATTCGCACCCAAAGTTCCAAAATCGCTCAGCTGCTGTGGAACTCGCGCGCACAGACCGCGCGCTCAGACAGTCCTCGCAAGATCGCTTCACGATTTTGAAACTTCTGCTCATCGGGCTTCGCAATTCGCGTCCGGCGAGCACCGTGGATGAATTTCGATTAAAAGCATCCACATGTATCGAGCAGCACGCTGTTTGATAGGTTAGGTATTAAGCACGTGGCATAGGGCTGCGTGCATGTAGTGGGAGGGCCGGCCAGGCTCGTTGACCACGAGGAGGAAAGAACATGGCAAAGCACGGAAAGAAGTACGAGGCCGCACTGGCCAAGGTTGACGAGGACAAGCAGTACACGCCGCTCGAGGCTTGCACGCTTGCCAAGGAGATTGCGCCTGCATCCTTTGACGAGAGCGTCGAGGTTGCATTCCGCCTCAACATCGACACCCGTCAGGCAGACCAGCAGGTTCGCGGTTCCATCTCGCTGCCTAACGGCACGGGCAAGGAAGTCCGCGTTGCCGTCTTCGCCGAGGGCGATAAGGCAAAGGAGGCTCTCGAGGCCGGTGCCGACGTTGTCGGTTCCGACGATCTGGTTGCCGACGTGCAGGCTGGCAACATTAACTTCGACGCCGCCGTCGCAACTCCCGACATGATGAGCAAGGTTGGCCGTCTGGGTAAGGTCCTTGGCCCTCGTGGCATGATGCCGAACCCCAAACTTGGTACCGTTACGCCGGATGTCGCCAAGGCCGTGAGCGAGCTCAAGGGTGGCAAGGTCGAGTACCGTGCCGATCGCTATGGCATCTGCCATGTCAACATTGGCAAGGTTTCCTTCGAGCCCAAGGCTCTTGCCGAGAACTACGGTGCGCTTTATGACGAGATTCTGCGTGTGAAGCCGGCCGCAACCAAGGGCCGCTACGTCAAGTCCGTCGTGCTGTCTTCGACGATGGGCCCTGGCATCAAGGTTGCCGCTGACATCGTCCGCAACTACACCGAGGCGTAACAGAACACGCAATCTAGACGTTCAACGGGGAGCTTACGTACGTTTTGTACGCTACGCTCCCCGTTTCACGTCTATCTCACGCATTCTGTTGCGCTTGCATGCTACGCACCTCGCTTTATTGCAATCTCACGCATTCTATTGCGTTTTCGTTACTGAAAAGCCCGGGTTTTGTACCCGGGTTTTTTAATGAGCTGCGAATACGTGCCGGTAACTATCTGTGCGAGCAAGCTACGCTGTTTATTGCTGATATATGCGCCTTGCCGTTCGGTAGAGCTTCATGACTTGTGCGCCCGGCCGTTTGGGAAAGACCAGCCCGTAGGGCATGCAATGCGGCTCGGTCAAGGAGATGCAAACGAGATTTGGGTGGATATCCTCCCAGATCTCGGTCGTGACGATGGCACGATTGTTCAATTCGCAATCTGCGAACAGCTCCATCGTGTAGAAGGGGACATCCGTGATTCGATTGGCTCCGAGACCAACAAGATAGGAGCGTGCGGCGTCGTAGTCAGCCGATACGCCTGGCCTCATCATGACGAGGTCAAGGTCATGGAGCAGCTCCGCATCCACCACTTCGGGAGTATTCGTTCCTGGTAATTTTGGTACCGCGACGCATAGCTGAGTTCGCGTTAGCTCGAGGAACAGGCACTGATCTCGGTAGAGCTCGGACATGTAGAGCCCCTCCATCACGTCATACGATACGCCGAGTCCACGCAGGTAATTGCCCGGCTCGATTCCCGCGCTTTCAAGCGAGGTGATATCGATGCGGGTGCCTGGCGCGCTTTCGATCATATGCGACCAAATTCCCGGAAGCAGGCGGCACTTCATGAGTAATGAAGTTGCCACGCGTATAGGTCCCTCGCCCTTCTGAATCGTCCGTGCGCGAGCAACTGCCTCATCGCAGTGACGCACGATCTCTATGGCATCCCGATAAAGCGATTCGCCCGCTTCGGTCAGTTTGACGCCGCAGGGTCCACGCTCGAACAAAGTGACGCCAAGACGCTGCTCGAGAAGATCAATCTGCTGAATGAGAGAAGACGGCGCGATATAGAGTGCGCGGGCAGCTTTGCTGAAACTTCCCGCATTCGCCGTTTCGATGAAGGACTCGATGTGGCGCGAGTACACAGTCACTCCTTTGTATCAGGTTTGAACCTTATACAGCTATAGAGAAAAGCGCGATTAAAAGGAGATTATAGCAACTACTATAAGGTCGTGTACGAAAGTGGAGGGGGACATAATGGATGTGAACGCGCTCAAGCGTAAGAGGTACGTGTATCTATTTGCATCGGCAGCTTCGTTTCTGGTGTTAGGCCTGGTCTACGCCTGGTCGCTTTTCGCGACTCCTCTTGCCACTATCTACGGATGGGAGATGAGCGCGGTAAAGGTGACCTTCACCATCTGCATGATGGCGTTTTGCGTGGGTGGCCTCATTGGCGTGCGAGTGCTCAGGCGTCTCGGCGTGCGCGGCGCCATACTGATGGCAGCCACGCTTCTCGTCTGCGGTTTTGCGGGAACGGCGATTCTGGCCCAATACGGCATATGGGCCTTGTACGTATGCTATGGCGTATGCATTGGGTGCGGCACGGGTCTGGGCTACAACGTCACCATCGCCACGGTAACATTGTGGTTTCCCGATAGGACCGGCTTTGCCTCCGGTGTCATGTTCATGGGCTTTGGCCTGGGCTCTCTTACCCTGGGAACGCTTACGCGCGCCATCATCGGGACGGCGGGCATACCCGTCGCGCTCGGCGTCGTCGCGGCCACGGCCTGCATCGTCTTCGTGTTCCTGGCTTGCTTCTTGAAGCGCGCTCCCGAAAACATCAGCGAACTCTTGGGCGTCGGCACGCAAAAGGAAGACCTGGCCAAGGAGGAGCTCTCATCCGATGCCGAATTCGTGACGGATGCCAAGTCCGCCTCAGATGCCGAGGCAGATCAGCGCAGAATCTTCCGTGACCCCGCGTTTTACGGCTACTACCTATGGGCGATCATCATCCTTGGCGCAGGGCTCGTCGTCATCGGCACGTCCATGCAGGGAGCCTTGGAGTTGAACGTGGACGCGACCTTCGCTGCGACGCTTGTGGGCATCATTCCCATCGTGAACGGATTATCAGGTCTTTCCATGGGCGTCGTTTACGACAAGAAGGGCTTGCAGTTTTCCATGA of Coriobacteriia bacterium contains these proteins:
- a CDS encoding 50S ribosomal protein L1, whose amino-acid sequence is MAKHGKKYEAALAKVDEDKQYTPLEACTLAKEIAPASFDESVEVAFRLNIDTRQADQQVRGSISLPNGTGKEVRVAVFAEGDKAKEALEAGADVVGSDDLVADVQAGNINFDAAVATPDMMSKVGRLGKVLGPRGMMPNPKLGTVTPDVAKAVSELKGGKVEYRADRYGICHVNIGKVSFEPKALAENYGALYDEILRVKPAATKGRYVKSVVLSSTMGPGIKVAADIVRNYTEA
- the rplK gene encoding 50S ribosomal protein L11, giving the protein MAKDKEVTGFIKLQIPAGQANPAPPVGPALGAQGVNIMQFCTAFNAETQDKGNTIIPVEITVYEDKSFDFICKTPPAAVLIRQALGIEKGSGVPQRDKVGTLTQAQLTEIAETKLPDLNANDIEAAKKIVAGTARSMGVLVEEA